DNA from Larimichthys crocea isolate SSNF chromosome XIII, L_crocea_2.0, whole genome shotgun sequence:
TAACAAAGCCATTAACGATATACAGTATAAACCTCTTAAAGCATGCCTCATTAGAAAGTGGTACCCAGAATACTTCTCTCCCTACCAGCTTGGCTCTCAGCATCACCTCACATCTCTGTACATGAAGATGATCTGCAATCCCAAGAATCCAAACCAAGTAAATTATTCAGCCGCTCCCGTTATTTCCATAATTGCGAGCATTGTAGTGGTGTTTGTAATGTCATTAATAACAGGCGTTGGCGTATAATATGCTTAATGTTATTTATCTGTTGGCAGATAGCTTGATGCTGCTAATCCTCATTCATTTGCTGTGGATCAATGCAAATCCGCTGGCATGAGTGAaatcccccctccccctctcagAGCCGATGGTTCCTAATGTATTTTCCCACCATTAACCAGCCATAATCCCTGCTAATCATCACTAATCCACATCTCCTGTGTGTGACGATACTTCCCTGATGAAGGGAGGCATCAGTGTTCACGAGcgcctgggcactgctgaggctGGCTCTCCTCTGCAAACGCTGCCGAGGGCCCACTCAGTGTAGGAGAGCAGACTGCTGAGAGGGGGGACGAGGAGGATATGAGGACAGAGTGAACTGTGGTGATTCGTAGGTCAAATAGCTgggttttgctgttttgtgatGAGTTCTCCTCAtgtattattgatttattggcATAATGGAGGTTGTGTCCCTCCATACGGCACAGAATAAAAATTGCATATCATCAAAAAATAACAGTTGGTAGCAGTCACCACAATCTCTCTTGTCTGGCCGGACTGTGGACTCCTTCTGTCGCTGTAGTCCTCTGTGCTTTGCACTGCATCTCAACCCATTTCTAGTGGTCACTTACAAACCCTCTGTGGCTTGTCCTCCTGATGGTCTGTGGCTGTCCTGATACTGTGAGAGGTTTGATGGTTGATCCCTGACTAAAACTGGACAGGGGAAAAGTTCACATAAACAACAGGTTACCTCCAACAATGTCATacaaattaaatgtatgtattaacTTGATATTCGATAAAGGGGAACTTCAGTACAGGTGCCAAATATAGTAATTACGCAAGTGGAGCTACTTGTTATGCATGTTTTtgagctctgtgtgtttacacatgCTGATGATGACATTATTTCTAATactatattattgtttttgttattattattcctttCTATTAAACTTTGAGATAGTTTGATGTTGCAGTACCCCTGTCTTGACAGCAGGGGGTGCCTGTGACCCGCTGTTCTCTGGCAATTGGTTTGCTCCTTGGTGTTGGCCTCTTCTCCCACAGTTTGACCACCGCAGCCAGTgcaaagacactttttttcccccctcacttgcaccacagcagcacaaagGGCCGATTTCGGCAGGCTTATGTTGTGTCTTCTAGTTAGGCTTATATTGTGTTACttacagttttttatttcaacGCATGGCACAGCTGTACAAacggcgcgcacacacacaaataaagaatatttaaaaaaaaaaaatcgcatTACGCAAAATGAAGTTTGAAAATATTCGTGGATATTTGCTGTCAGAGATGTttaaatggaataaaaatgaatgacaggCGGGTAAATGTATGTCTCCATAATCTGAGCTGAGTTTTCTCTCTGGAAACTGAACGCTGCTTCAAACTTTATATTGCGTATTCATGTTTAATAACGGCACACTTCAAGTGAGAAAGTAACCTAATACAACACAAATGCGCACAAACTGTGAACCATCTTAAATAACTTGCctctgataataataaaaataatgtccAAAAATCTGGACAAGTTTACGCATCTTCAACAACGCAAGACTTCAAAACTGGTAAGCTTCGTTAATGTGGAAATGTAATGCTTCTGTAGGcctgcaacttttttatttttttcatttttaacttttcacgcttaaatacaaacacaataaagaaGAATGTGTTGGAgggatttaaaaaatgatcagcgCCTGCAGTGAATCGCTCCATGGAGCTCAATTGTATCCAGGTCTACATGTGTATGAATACAGAAACAATGCGCACTGCCGCTGTGGCCCGTGATTACACGGATGACATAAGGGCCTAACTTTaagattataataatatatgatttggatgaatgaaatatttatttaggtgctaaataaaatgaaaaaatgttgcCTTTTAAATCTGAGCCTGTCTTCGCTCCTATTAAACTTTAGGGCCTGCCGTTTTCGTTTATCCCATAtgtcttttttccctcctctttctctctccatctttggaAAAGAGGCAGATTTTTTGCCTGAAGGCACTTCTGTCTCAGATCAAAGATTCGTCACAATTCGTCTTTCAAAAGCTTAAAACATGACAAGTGATGGTTTATGGTTCATGTAAGGAAAACAGCTCAAATTTCAGTATGATTGAAGAAGGGCCTTTTCAGGCTATACTCTGTATAAATAAGACTAATAATACTGATGATAATCATGATGataatacaaaaataaccaCCACTCAATGAAAAGACAATAATGCCGTATTAATATTGCACAATTTAATACTGCGATTATTACACAAAGATGTGAACAACGTCAGAGACTGTGTGGACTTAGCAGGGAATGCCTGAGGTAAAATACTGTTGTCTATTCCCTTTAACAGCACATGTACACAGCTTCTGATTTAAACGACCCCCTGTTACATAACGAATCACTGCTATTTAAACTGAACACATGGTGTGCTGACCACTTCCCGATGCTCAGCACACTGCACAGCATTCAACTTTATGCTCATGTTTATCTTGTTTGCCTGGTGATGCTACAATAGACAGCAACAAAGGACGAGTGGTTTAGATCTTAATGAAGACAAAAGACCATTTcttgtatatatgttttatgtaagtaataaaatattactataacataaatataaatgtgactTTGCAGTCTACATTTAGCAATCAACATACAACCAATgtagtaaacaaaaagaaaaacatactgaAATCCACTGCAACATAACCATTAACAGAGCTAAACAAAAAAGCTCCAAACACgtttaagaaataaatatatatatataaatggtCAGATTCATAAATGAAATCATATTAAAATATCTTCTTGGAATTAGTAAGTGTACAAAACTGCccggaaagaaacaaaaacaaaacaatatctcAGAACAAATACAAGTTTACATATTGGACATATTTACATATCGGAAATAATCCTGGCAACATTTTTctctaaaatcttttttttattattattcttttttcttgaaaaaaaaaaatcttttttcccTCATCTGTATTGAATAGCACTGCTGTAGGCTTTTGGACTGGTCCAGCATTGAGAAATGACACACAACGCATGAGATTTGTCAGATTTCCTTTtcaggtcagaaaaaaaataaatatatctaaaGTTAAGTCCCTTCAACGCTTACCCttaagaaattattattttctgtactCCGAATCCAGCgttttaatatataatacaatggATATAtgggacaaagaaaaaaaaacggtgTGGTTGTAACCAGATTAAAACACaggaacaaaaaagaaaaaaaaatcatgtacaGGCGTGATATTCCGACATGGGGCACTGAAGTTACCTGAGTTATTATTACTTTTCATTTCGTATTTGACCAATCTCtcttaaaatgttttggaaTACAACTGGATAACAGGCAGTAAGCAGTGTGAGCTGACAGCGCTCTGTGGTGATAACCAGGAACCTGTAAACATGggatttattgtgttttttaagcctATGGAGATTAGCTCCACTCACAATTTTATTCACAACTATAAaattgcaataataataataataatgataccAACGAAAGAATAAGTGCTACATGCAAAGGAAACAATAATTTGAAAACAATCACCCCCCTcccaattaaaagaaaatgcgtttgttgttgttttttttttagacttgcCCTTTTAGCGTCTGGTGCTGTTTGCAAATGTCGACGTGGTCAGCTGCAAAgctttaaatatcttttttaagGCATGCAGAGCAGGACTTAGGCGTCCTGTTgcatttggacattttctgaaatgtgtctgacctttttttaaaattatgagttgttgttttttttttttcgggtgCCATAATTTCCACCATCAACTCCCACTgagtaaacagaaaaagaaagagaaaagaaaacagaggctGCTCTGATGAGTTACAGTACCtatagcaacaaaaaaataaaataataataatgaaagaaatCATAAGACAAtctgcagaaagagagacactgaAGTTAAAGTATTTTTCCAAACCAAAACATCACACTTAATATAACAAAGAAAGTATACACTAATATTCAGAAATCTGGTTAATCAGTTTAAGCctgaaaaagcaaaatgttCATTCAGTGTAGGCTATTCATCTCCAGTGTTGATCATTTTCAGGCAGCCACCTCATTCTGGTGAGCGCAAAACAGTTCATGGTACACCAGGAGGAGATGGCCTCAGTTGCCACATTTAATTACTCCCCCATTAGAAACAGCCATGGGATTTCAAATTTACTTTATATGCATGTCTCCTCCATATAATTTTGGTAAATAAAGAtctttgtttcactttaaatGCGCACGGAATCAGTAATAGcgaatatttttttttttttcagtttttcttgatttttttttctttcttaacatTTTCCCTCTTGTCATCTATTTGTTGGACATGACGATCTCCGAATACTAAGGGCAAAAAACTCATCTGTTCAACTTTTCcatgtctcttttctctcaggaaaacaaaagccAAACTTAAATACTGTAAACTCCATAGtccctttccctttttctaTCCCCCCGCGGAAATGCTGGGATTGTTCATGAAAACAGTCACTGCACAGGACTCTGTAGTGTGCGGTGTAGAGGAGGGGTCTCTGCTTGGGAATATACGTCCTCCATATTCGGGTGAGGGACCCCCACTGGTgtcattcttttctctttttgtcttctgttgCAAAACCAAACACGCACAACCTCTTTTTCCAACTGCAGAGTGCCGGCTAAAGTGCTGATTTCATGAGCAGACGGCTTTGGGCATTTTAAGAAATGATTTTCCAGCGCCCCTTTCACCCCCACTTCAATGGAggtcctcttctttcttttcctgccCTGCGCAGCAATCTTGTCCAAATTGGTGGGACTGCCCGTGTTTGAGTCTGTCTCCTCCAGCCACTTGTTTAGGAGCGGCTTAAGTTTGCACATGTTCTTGAAGCTGAGCTGCAGCGCCTCAAACCTGCAGATTGTGGTTTGAGAAAAGACGTTTCCATACAGGGTGCCTAAGGCCAAGCCCACGTCCGCCTGCGTAAAGCCCAGTTTGATCCGCCGCTGTTTGAACTGCTTGGCGAACTGCTCCAGGTCGTCGGAGCTGGGCGCGTCCTCGTCCGAGTGGTCCTGGTGGTGACTGAACGCCTGCTGGGGCGACTCCATTTGGTTGTCGTGGCTGCCCGAATCGTCGTGGAGCGGGTCCCGCATGCCATGGTGCAGGGAGCCGGGCTGGGGACTCAGCATTGCGTTGAGATTTGTGTATCCAGGCTGGGAGTAGACCAGTGACTGGTGGCCGTTGGATGCTGGGGACAGCGGGGACAAGTGGTGGGTCGTGGTAGGCGCCCACGAACCATGGTGACCACTCTGCGTTTGCTGGTGCACCAGGTGAGATCTGTGGTGGAAGCCGCTGCTCAGGTCCTCTCGGGTCGCCTGAACGGTGGCTTTGTGCTCCTGCTGTCCGATGTGGGTGCCGCTGGACCAGTCGGTGTTGGAGGTGGGCAGCCACTGGTGGTGCGTCAGGCTCATCGGGTGTCCCGTGTTGGTAGCCGCAAGCCCTTGCAAGTACTCGTGGTGCATCATTTTCTGCACCTCTCTGTAGGTCGTCCCCTGGTGCATCCTATCCGAATCCGGATGCATGAGCGGGTTAGACGGTAAGGAGTTATTCCTCGGAATATACTGAGCTGTTGTCGCCATGGCTCCTACTTCGAAAACTGACGATCACTTCGGAGGTCTCCAGGCTTTAGAGCCAGCACGCACAACCTGCTCTGGGAGGTCTTGGAAGAGCGAAGACACGCCTCCCTTCCGCTTGTATTGGCTCCTCTCCGATTCAAGCCCACTAGGGACATATTCAATAGGCGCAGGGTTTCAGAGCATGGTACAGCGCATTTTTCACACAGGACGGATAGAGCTCCGATCTTACATATGTTATAGAAAAACATATGTTCTATTTATTAAATGtctctttgggtttttttaaacagtaggACTCTGGTTTTCGTATACCTGCGCACAGATAACCTCCCGTCTGTCTGTTACATTCTCCCTTTCCTCTCCAAGGAAGGTGAACGGGGGCTGCAGCAGCGGGGTTTGATTAGGTTTCCCTGAGTTTAGATCGGTTGTTTTGCAAATAACCACGTGGGGGAGTACGGTGATCTTTTTGAAGGGTCCCCCCcatcaccagcaccagcaccacctcctcccaacagacacacatgcacttccaaacacacaccccGTGcaccttcttccttctttttttataatagGTCACTGATGATTATAGCGCTCCTCATTTTAAATAGATTATAAGGCGCCGTGCTCCAGCTCTGcagccacccacacacaacGAGAGGCGTGTAaataagcgtgtgtgtgtgtgtgtgtgtgtgtgtgtgtgtgaacgctgCTGTAAATGTGTGACAAATTTGAAAGCATTTGCTCTATTTCAAAGCCTGCGCGtatgtcatttatttgtattgtcTCGGTAATTTTCAATGTTGTATGATCTCATCATCACCACCCACTTAGTTATGATAGGCCAAGagactctctctccctccctctctctctctctctccctctctctctcccccttacacacacacacacacacacacacacacacacgcacgtatAGTGCAGGTGACACATTACAATCAATTTATTCACATCATCCCGTATCTATTTTGAAATCCTGATCACAGTCATGCAGCTTCAGTGCCACATCCGATAATAATCATTCATAATTTATCATAAAACAATCTAATTCCATCTTTATGTGACATTGCATCCTCTCTGCCAGGCTGCTGCACTTGTGTTCTGGATCTTCCAGCAGCCCCCCTTTTGGAAATTTCGATTTAACCgattcaagaaaataaaaacaaaaaattggcCATATTCTTATATCATTTACCTCTcggagcatttttttttttttactaagcAGCAACTTGGAGAGAGAAACCTTGTGTTTCTTCCTCCTGGCTCCTTCCTCACTACCTCTCCCGGTTGATCTGATTATTTTTCCCTTCACGTTTTGTCCCAATAGCAAATTACCAATTCT
Protein-coding regions in this window:
- the pou3f1 gene encoding POU domain, class 3, transcription factor 1 — encoded protein: MATTAQYIPRNNSLPSNPLMHPDSDRMHQGTTYREVQKMMHHEYLQGLAATNTGHPMSLTHHQWLPTSNTDWSSGTHIGQQEHKATVQATREDLSSGFHHRSHLVHQQTQSGHHGSWAPTTTHHLSPLSPASNGHQSLVYSQPGYTNLNAMLSPQPGSLHHGMRDPLHDDSGSHDNQMESPQQAFSHHQDHSDEDAPSSDDLEQFAKQFKQRRIKLGFTQADVGLALGTLYGNVFSQTTICRFEALQLSFKNMCKLKPLLNKWLEETDSNTGSPTNLDKIAAQGRKRKKRTSIEVGVKGALENHFLKCPKPSAHEISTLAGTLQLEKEVVRVWFCNRRQKEKRMTPVGVPHPNMEDVYSQAETPPLHRTLQSPVQ